The Moritella sp. F3 sequence CAGCTCACTGTCGCTACTGTTTCTGTCATGCCGTAACCATATTTTAAATGGATACCAATTGCTTGGAAGAATAAGTTAACTTCGTCATCAAGCTTGGCACCAGAACACGGGAAAAAACGTACTTTGCCACCAAACACCGCGCGTAATTTAGTAAATACCAATTTATCGGCAATCATATGCTGTAGCTTTAATAATGGTGAAACAGACGTACCCGCTTGCTGTGCAGCAAAGCGTTTTTTACCCACAGCGATAGACCAATGAAATAGTTTTTTGCGTGATTCAGGGGCATTTTCAACTTTGTTCATCATCGTAGTATGGATTTTTTCATACAAACGAGGCACAGCACACATGACTGTAGGCTGAGTATCTGTCAATGCTTTTTGAATACGAGCAGGATCTTTAAGGTAGGTATTTTCAGCACCCCAAAACAAGGCGTTAAATGTCCAAATACGCTCAAACACATGGCTTAATGGTAAGAACGCTAACGACACATCCGTTTCTTCTAAACGTGTTTCAGGTTCATTTAATGCTAAAGCCGCTTGAATATTCGCGTAATCTAGCATCACACCTTTAGGCTCTCCAGTGGTACCTGAAGTATAAATCAAGGTAACGAGATCATCTGCTTTAGCGTGTTCGATACGATGTGTTAGCGCCAGCGATGATGAACCACCAGGGATGAAATCTAATAAATCGGCATAAGCAACAACACGTGGATCATCAGGTAATTTCACTGTCGAAGATAATACAATTAATGATTGCAGCGTTTCACACTTATCTAGTAAAGGTAAGGCGAGTTTCAATTCTGCTTTATCACCAATAAACATGCAGGTCATCTTGGCATCATTAATGATGTATTCAGCTTGCGATGATGTGCTGCTTGGATAAAGTGGTACAGATACGGCGCGACATTGCTGTAGGGCGAGATCGGCAATCGTCCATTCAGGTAAGTTATTTGCCCAAATCCCCACTGTCTCTTGAACTTTTAGTCCGCGGTTAAGTAAGTTATTAGCGAGACCTTCAATACGCTCGCCCATCTGTGTCCAGCTGATGCAATCCCAGCCAGTTTTTGTTTTACTTTTTAGGGCCGTTTTGTCTTGATACTTTTCGATCCTATCAAGGATCTGATTTACGAAATGCTGGCTCATGTTTATTTCTCATGTTAATTCGGGCGCAAACTCAATTCGGCTTACAGATGTAAGCCAAGGAGGGTATCCTGTAAAATTTCATTTGTAAAATAAATGAAGATTTTATAACCTATTTCACACTCAAAAAGCCAATAATAGTGTCATTTACATTGATAACTGCAGCTTATCGCTACAATTAATAACATATTTAGTCGTTATGGTAGTGAAATACATAACGAATTGCGTGTTATGTACATAGTCAAATTACTCACCCAATAACGTACTAATGGCTAGCCAAATGCAACCAGTGATCTAATGGCTCATCACGGGTATTTTCAACCAAGGAAATATCAATTCCCATCTCGGTTAATTCTTTTAATGTTAAATCGTCAGCAAGCTCAACCATCTCACCACTTTCATTTTTAAATAACATACTTCACCTCTCTATAAAAAGTCTATTTTAAGTGTGGCATAGATCAACAAAAGGTCTAATTTTACATTGCAATAAAAGGAGGCTAACAATTATCCCTGCGACAGGAAACAAATAACCCAGCCCATTTAAACTCACGATATCAATAATCACCACTTGCAGAGGTATAAATTAATTGACAAAAAACAACCAAGCCTGTAATGATTAAGGCATAAAATTAATTTATACATATAGACGGCTAAAACGCGTCTATATAACGGCAATTGAAGGATTCATAATGTCAGACCAGGTTATTATTTTTGATACGACCTTAAGGGATGGAGAGCAAGCATTATCTGCGAGCTTAACCGTAAAAGAAAAATTACAAATCGCCTTTGCGCTGGAGCGTTTAGGTGTTGATGTAATGGAAGTTGGTTTTCCAATTTCATCACCTGGTGATTTCGAATCAGTGCAGACCATCGCACGCAACATTAAAAACAGTCGTGTTTGCGCACTTTCTCGCGCACTAGAAAAAGACATTGATGCAGCAGGCGAAGCGCTTTCCGTTGCGAAAGACTTCCGTATTCATACCTTTATTTCAACATCAGACATTCACGTCCAAAGTAAATTAAAACGTAGCTTTGATGATGTATTAGAAATGGGGCGTCACGCAATTAAACATGCGCGCAAATATACTGACGATGTTGAGTTTTCTTGTGAAGATGCAGGCCGAACGCCTATCGATAATCTTTGTCGTATGGTTGAAGAAGCAATTAAAGCAGGCGCGACAACAATTAATATCCCTGATACCGTTGGTTATACAGTGCCATCGCAATTCGGCGGTATCATTACAGACCTGTTCAATCGAGTGCCCAATATCGATCAAGCAGTGATCTCAGTACATTGTCATGATGACCTTGGCTTATCCGTGGCAAACTCGATTGCAGCAGTGCAACAAGGCGCACGCCAAATCGAATGTACTATCAATGGTATTGGCGAGCGTGCAGGTAACTGTTCATTAGAAGAAATAGCCATGATCTTGCATACACGCCACGATCTATTAGGTAAAACCACGAATATCAATCCACAAGAAATCTACCGTACTAGCCAACTGGTTAGCCAGTTATGCAACATGCCAGTACAGAGCAATAAAGCCATTGTCGGTGGTAATGCATTTTCACATTCATCAGGTATCCACCAAGATGGTATGTTGAAAGCGAAAAATACCTACGAAATCATGACTCCTGAAAGCATAGGTTTAACACAAAATAAATTAAACCTAACATCACGCTCAGGTCGTCACGTGATCAAACATCGCATGGCTGAACTCGGTTATAGCGACACTGATTATAGCCTGGATGAGTTATATGAAAGCTTCTTGCAATTGGCAGACAAGAAAGGTCAAGTTTTTGATTACGACTTAGAGGCTCTAGTCTTCTTTAACAATTTGCATGAAGATGAAGAACACTTTAAATTAGATTACCTCAGTGTTCAGTCTGGTTCAGGTGTCACAGCAACTGCTACAATTTGCCTCACATCAAAATTAGTAACCAGCGATGAAACAAAATCAACGACTGAAGCGGCAATTGGTAATGGTCCTGTTGATGCCGTATACAAATGTTTAAGCCGTATTTCTGGCTTTGATATCGATATTGCCGATTACCACATCACCGCAAAAGGTGAAGGTAAAGACGCATTGGGTCAAGTTGATATCGTTGCAACATACGAAGGTCGTAAATTTCACGGCATCGGTCTAGCAACAGATATCATTGAATCTTCTGCGCTGGCTTATATCCACGTAATGAATAATATCCATCGCGCAAATGCGGTAGAGCAACAAAAACTTAAAAAACAAAATCAATAATATAGAAAAGGCGGCTAAGGATGACTGTAACAAAACATAATATTGCTGTATTACCAGGTGATGGTATCGGTCCAGAAGTAATGGCGGAAGCAATTAAAGTACTTGCTGCTGTACAAAGTAAGTTTAATTTAGAATTAACTTATGACTTTAATGATGTAGGTGGTATTGCAATCGATAACCACGGTACACCATTACCAGCAAGCACACTGACAGCGTGTGAAAATTCAGATGCGATCTTATTCGGCTCTGTTGGCGGTCCAAAATGGGAAGGCCTACCACCACAAGAACAACCAGAACGTGGCGCACTATTACCATTACGCGGTCACTTCAAACTATTTTGTAACCTACGTCCAGCGAAGATCTATGCTGGTCTAGAAAAGTTCTCACCACTGCGTGCAGACATCTCAAATAATGGTTTTGACGTTGTTGTAGTACGTGAGCTAACTGGCGGCATCTATTTTGGCCTACCAAAAGGTAACAAAGGCGAAGGCGCTGAAGAAACAGGTTTTGATACCATGCTTTATAGCCGTGCAGAAGTTGATCGTATCGCACGCATCGCTTTTGAAGCGGCTAAATTACGTGGCAACAAAGTAACGTCTGTTGATAAAGCAAACGTACTAGCAACATCAGTGTTATGGCGTAAAGTGGTACTTGAAGTAGCACAAGATTACCCTGAAATAGAACTTGAGCACATCTATGTAGATAATGCAGCAATGCAGTTAATCAAAGATCCATCGCAATTTGACGTACTACTGTGCGGTAACTTATTCGGCGATATCATCTCTGATGAATGTGCAATGATCACAGGCTCTATGGGCATGTTACCGTCGGCAAGCATGAACGATTCTGACTTTGGTTTATACGAACCAGCAGGTGGTTCAGCACCAGATATTGCTGGTAAAGGCATTGCTAATCCAATTGCACAGATCTTATCTGCAGCAATGATGCTGCGTTATTCACTAAAACAAGAAGACGCTGCACAAGCAATTGAGCAAGCGGTTTCATTTGTACTTGAAGAAGGCTATGCAACTGGCGATCTGCACAGTGACAGCAATACTAAACCAGTACAAAGCACGGCACAGATGGGTGATCTAATTGCCGCTAAAGTTGGCGCTTAATTAATCCTAAATAAGTCATGCGGCTAAACTTATTTAAGTCGCACTTATCTAAGTTGTGTCTATGTAAGTGGTATAAATAAAAAAGGCCGAAAGTGAATTTCACTTTCGGCCTTTTTTGTCTGTTGATTATCGACTTATCATCAAGCAACTTAAGCCTCTAGAATAACCTCAGTCACAACAAGTTAAGTCAACAGCCAGCTTACGTTAAACTGGTAAACTCGACACCGATTTGATAGTGCTCGCCATCATTATCGACACGAGTAACCTTCGCTTCGGCTTGCAGTGGCGGAACTCTGGTATCGCCTGTCGGTAGAAAAATACTCACGTTATCGTTTAATGAAAAGTAACTTTCAGGTACATCGA is a genomic window containing:
- a CDS encoding long-chain fatty acid--CoA ligase, whose protein sequence is MSQHFVNQILDRIEKYQDKTALKSKTKTGWDCISWTQMGERIEGLANNLLNRGLKVQETVGIWANNLPEWTIADLALQQCRAVSVPLYPSSTSSQAEYIINDAKMTCMFIGDKAELKLALPLLDKCETLQSLIVLSSTVKLPDDPRVVAYADLLDFIPGGSSSLALTHRIEHAKADDLVTLIYTSGTTGEPKGVMLDYANIQAALALNEPETRLEETDVSLAFLPLSHVFERIWTFNALFWGAENTYLKDPARIQKALTDTQPTVMCAVPRLYEKIHTTMMNKVENAPESRKKLFHWSIAVGKKRFAAQQAGTSVSPLLKLQHMIADKLVFTKLRAVFGGKVRFFPCSGAKLDDEVNLFFQAIGIHLKYGYGMTETVATVSCYSKDFKLGSIGSVLPGIEVKLGAENEILIKSPTVMRGYFNKPEETAKTFDGEWLKTGDAGAIDENGYLYITDRLKDLMKTECGKYIAPQLIEGTLGRDRFIEQVAVFADARKYASALIVPAQEAIEEHAKSLNLKYESYVELLKHTKIVELLDERVKEMQKELAKFEQVKKFKLMASPFTNEKGELTPTLKLKRKVIQQRYSSLIESMYSTVKKGKNIKH
- a CDS encoding 2-isopropylmalate synthase, yielding MLFKNESGEMVELADDLTLKELTEMGIDISLVENTRDEPLDHWLHLASH
- the leuA gene encoding 2-isopropylmalate synthase translates to MSDQVIIFDTTLRDGEQALSASLTVKEKLQIAFALERLGVDVMEVGFPISSPGDFESVQTIARNIKNSRVCALSRALEKDIDAAGEALSVAKDFRIHTFISTSDIHVQSKLKRSFDDVLEMGRHAIKHARKYTDDVEFSCEDAGRTPIDNLCRMVEEAIKAGATTINIPDTVGYTVPSQFGGIITDLFNRVPNIDQAVISVHCHDDLGLSVANSIAAVQQGARQIECTINGIGERAGNCSLEEIAMILHTRHDLLGKTTNINPQEIYRTSQLVSQLCNMPVQSNKAIVGGNAFSHSSGIHQDGMLKAKNTYEIMTPESIGLTQNKLNLTSRSGRHVIKHRMAELGYSDTDYSLDELYESFLQLADKKGQVFDYDLEALVFFNNLHEDEEHFKLDYLSVQSGSGVTATATICLTSKLVTSDETKSTTEAAIGNGPVDAVYKCLSRISGFDIDIADYHITAKGEGKDALGQVDIVATYEGRKFHGIGLATDIIESSALAYIHVMNNIHRANAVEQQKLKKQNQ
- the leuB gene encoding 3-isopropylmalate dehydrogenase — translated: MTVTKHNIAVLPGDGIGPEVMAEAIKVLAAVQSKFNLELTYDFNDVGGIAIDNHGTPLPASTLTACENSDAILFGSVGGPKWEGLPPQEQPERGALLPLRGHFKLFCNLRPAKIYAGLEKFSPLRADISNNGFDVVVVRELTGGIYFGLPKGNKGEGAEETGFDTMLYSRAEVDRIARIAFEAAKLRGNKVTSVDKANVLATSVLWRKVVLEVAQDYPEIELEHIYVDNAAMQLIKDPSQFDVLLCGNLFGDIISDECAMITGSMGMLPSASMNDSDFGLYEPAGGSAPDIAGKGIANPIAQILSAAMMLRYSLKQEDAAQAIEQAVSFVLEEGYATGDLHSDSNTKPVQSTAQMGDLIAAKVGA
- a CDS encoding PilZ domain-containing protein, which produces MLKANLERRSYHRMLIDSPVQVTDEERNITAICRDLSASGMSLDVPESYFSLNDNVSIFLPTGDTRVPPLQAEAKVTRVDNDGEHYQIGVEFTSLT